A genome region from Calypte anna isolate BGI_N300 chromosome 4B, bCalAnn1_v1.p, whole genome shotgun sequence includes the following:
- the FREM3 gene encoding LOW QUALITY PROTEIN: FRAS1-related extracellular matrix protein 3 (The sequence of the model RefSeq protein was modified relative to this genomic sequence to represent the inferred CDS: inserted 7 bases in 6 codons; deleted 5 bases in 4 codons; substituted 3 bases at 3 genomic stop codons), whose product LDVDVRDLKYTLLTPPSDTDENRSVVTEEIMLPDSPETPDTRFTQVQINDHKVAYXPPDQELGIEPXVVQFAFLVEGSADDSLHGTLTLFLQAVDKQPPRITNTGFTGLEGNSFHLTRSXLGATDMETPADQIILTVTQAPKHGHLHRLEGGLMVPGESFLLADTAGGHFSYKHRGKKFSSDSYQLEVSDGVHHVPITVQIAVQPVDGENLVVTGGWKQPLMEKGATETTTSLXEDTNKLVLILTVQDSPKLGNFPVEEGQSEKFTQHDLISGAVVYAHTSGEIGLKKRXDSFNPTISDPSSEHVVRGSTVQRMWLXLLPVGSIAPQVMAAAEPLRVTEGGRCTLTLGQLHVEDIDTLRDDILCIVTIQSTSGYMENVSPAPGSKKSRAGTAISAFSIKDICLGHLNYVQRIHKGVEPVEDRFTFQCSDGVNFTSPQFLPILTNDEKLELLVLGFMLLEGVSLVIDTPILNGADAEKSPDELCFVVTVPPKHGQIVQQLSTGLLTASPWRRSRRRSSTVYEHDDSKAKEYSSKEYTDGLQTLEQKMPVRVILVDDETPRMAISNGLEVDIAKAKVIFSQDLKTTDTDSEDKSLVYVIHLVPVQGSLQHLNREEGVLFNSTEGTCSKQDGLEHGFIHYVHIGLCRVQDPIKFDVTDDINALIDRYCYVTIGGXDMVFPQVINKGVTLEEHGKMTLTTDLLSTSDXHFSVTWSPTWDHLEHSDSPRVPVVSFIQLQVADNKVXYTHIAEDEIKMDRFEFEVTMGYNPVFHTFRVSITDVDNKKPILTLGDLIVEVGDTRLLTPSELMVEHEDTPDHLLLFMAPQVLVHGQILYNSSYPVSSFTKQDLNENLISYKHHGTETRKLEDLLHQPIPHGWHFVFLATLQLKNLLLRGSRVMGNKAVTS is encoded by the exons CTGGATGTAGATGTCAGGGACCTCAAGTACACGTTACTGACACCCCCATCTGACACAGATGAGAATCGCTCTGTGGTCACTGAAGAGATTATGCTGCCCGATAGTCCTGAGACACCTGATACGCGTTTCACCCAAGTCCAGATCAACGACCACAAGGTGGCAT TGCCCCCGGATCAGGAGCTGGGGATCGAACCATGAGTGGTTCAGTTTGCATTCCTTGTAGAAGGTTCGGCTGACGATTCTTTACACGGTACCTTGACTCTCTTTCTGCAGGCAGTGGACAAGCAGCCACCGCGGATCACCAATACGGGTTTCACTGGGCTTGAAGGAAACAGCTTCCATCTTACCAGGA CACTGGGTGCCACAGATATGGAGACGCCTGCAGACCAGATTATCCTCACTGTAACTCAAGCTCCGAAGCATGGCCATCTACATCGTCTGGAAGGAGGTCTGATGGTGCCAGGGGAATCTTTCCTGCTAGCTGATACTGCTGGTGGGCACTTTTCCTACAAGCACAGAGGCAAAAAGTTTTCCAGTGACTCTTATCAGCTGGAAGTGAGTGATGGAGTCCATCATGTGCCAATCACAGTCCAGATTGCTGTGCAGCCTGTGGATGGTGAAAACCTGGTGGTCACAGGTGGGTGGAAGCAGCCATTGATGGAAAAAGGTGCTACTGAAACCACTACATCAC ATGAGGATACAAATAAATTGGTGCTGATCTTGACTGTGCAGGATTCACCCAAGCTTGGGAACTTCCCTGTGGAAGAAGGACAATCAGAAAAGTTTACCCAGCATGACCTCATCAGTGGAGCAGTAGTCTATGCTCACACCAGTGGAGAGATTGGCTTGAAAAAGAGGTAGGATTCCTTCAATCCCACCATTTCTGACCCCTCCAGTGAGCATGTGGTGAGAGGCAGCACAGTACAAAGGATGTGGCTGTAACTATTGCCTGTGGGTAGCATTGCACCTCAGGTaatggctgcagcagagcccctCAGAGTCACAGAGGGTGGGAGGTGTACTTTAACTCTGGGTCAGCTGCATGTGGAGGACATAGATACTCTCAGGGATGACATCTTGTGTATTGTCACCATTCAGTCCACTTCAGGATATATGGAGAATgtctccccagccccagggtccAAGAAGTCTAGAGCTGGTACTGCTATTAGTGCTTTTTCCATCAAAGATATTTGTCTGGGCCATCTCAACTATGTGCAGAGGATTCACAAAGGAGTGGAGCCTGTGGAGGACAGATTCACTTTCCAGTGCTCTGATGGTGTTAACTTC ACCTCACCCCAGTTCTTGCCCATCCTCACCAATGATGAAAAGCTAGAGCTGCTTGTGCTTGGATTCATGCTGTTGGAGGGGGTGAGCCTGGTGATTGACACCCCCATTCTCAATGGAGCTGATGCAGAGAAGTCTCCAGATGAATTGTGTTTTGTTGTCACTGTCCCTCCTAAGCATGGCCAGATTGTGCAGCAGCTGTCCACAGGCTTGTTGACAGCTTCACCCTGGAGGAGATCCAGGAGGAGATCCAGCACTGTGTATGAACATGATGACTCTAAGGCTAAAGAGTACAGCTCCAAAGAGTACA CTGATGGACTCCAAACACTGGAGCAGAAGATGCCAGTTAGGGTGATCCTGGTAGATGATGAGACC CCTAGGATGGCAATCAGCAATGGTCTGGAGGTAGATATTGCCAAGGCAAAAGTCATCTTTAGTCAAGACTTGAAAACCACAGACACTGATTCAGAGGACAAGAGCCTTGTTTATGTCATCCATTTGGTGCCTGTGCAGGGCTCCTTGCAGCATCTGAACAGAGAAGAGGGAGTGCTGTTCAACAGTACAGAAGGCACATGTTCTAAACAAGATGGTTTAGAACATGGTTTTATCCACTATGTTCATATTGGCCTGTGTAGAGTGCAGGATCCGATTAAATTTGATGTTACTGATGATATTAATGCCTTGATAGACAGATACTGCTATGTTACCATTGGTGG AGACATGGTCTTCCCTCAGGTGATCAACAAGGGTGTAACTCTGGAAGAACATGGAAAGATGACACTCACTACTGATCTGCTCAGCACAAGTG TGCATTTCAGTGTCACTTGGTCCCCAACCTGGGACCATTTAGAGCATTCAGACAGTCCTAGAGTACCTGTTGTTTCATTTATTCAACTCCAAGTTGCTGACAACAAGG ACTACACTCACATTGCAGAGGATGAGATAAAGATGGACAGGTTTGAATTTGAAGTGACA ATGGGGTATAACCCAGTCTTTCATACCTTCAGGGTCTCCATCACAGATGTGGACAACAAAAAGCCAATTCTAACT CTTGGTGACCTGATTGTTGAGGTAGGGGATACCAGGCTGCTCACCCCTTCTGAGCTGATGGTGGAACATGAGGATACACCTGATCATTTACTCCTATTCATGGCTCCTCAGGTTCTAGTGCATGGCCAGATTTTGTACAACAGCAGCTACCCAGTCAGCAGCTTCACCAAACAGGATTTGAATGAGAATCTTATCAGCTACAAACATCATGGAACAGAAACCAG GAAACTGGAAGACCTGTTGCACCAACCCATTCCCCATGGCTGGCACTTTGTATTTTTGGCAACTTTACAGCTGAAAAATCTTCTTTTAAGAGGCAGTAGAGTAATGGGGAACAAAGCTGTGACAAGCTGA